The following is a genomic window from Fusarium oxysporum Fo47 chromosome IV, complete sequence.
ATATTATTCAATTCTCATCGTATACACATGTCGACTCATTGTTAAATCATGTGCTCATATGTATGTACTCAGGTGCGCCTTGTGTATGTCCTGTCCCAATGCCCATTACCAATTCCGATTCTATATCCGAGAAATCATAACTTAATCATAAAATTCCCGCTTACAACAGAGCAGCGGCAAGAAGGAAtgcgacagcagcagcacccATTGAGTTGAGCTGCTGAGCACCGCTGCCGGGCAAAGGAGTTGCGGCAGAACCGCCGTTGCCGGAGGTAGAAGAGGGAGTTGGCACAAGAGAAGTGGGAGTGCCAGGCACGACAGGCACAGTTCCGTTGGTATAGTTACCAGTTGCGAAAGAAGGGCTGACGAAGCGGTGCTCAACGTTGCCAGACGCATCGTTGCTGCGGCTAACCAGAGTTcccttcttgctcttctcatcacagcTGAGGTCGTAAAGGGGCTTCTCGGTCAACTCGGTACCAATGACGCCAAAGCTGGGGTTAGGGGTCTGAGGAGCAGAGTCCTGGAGTGTGTACCACCAGACATTGATATCTCCAAACATAGGGCAACCGACATCCTCGTAGAAGGTGCGAGCATTCTTGGTAGAGGGAACGGCCTTGCCATATGTCTTGCCGCTGACGGGCCATCCGGTCTCAGTGACCCATATCTCCTTGCCCTTAGCAACAGCCTTGACCTCATTCCAGGCAGCCTTAAAGAGGTTTGCACCCTCTGAGATGGGGTTGTTCTTGGTATCTTCGAAGTAGGGATAAGCATCCATGCCAAGCCAGTCACAGGCCTCAATGACAGCATTGTTGGAAGCATTGGCATATGCAGTCCATGTATCGACGTGGCCGATGGGGACAGACTCAAGGCAAGTACCCTTGATAGCAGCACGAGTCTGCTTGATGTAGTCGACCAGGACGTCAGGATTGGTACCAGGGTTCTCATTGGCCTTGATACCAGTGGGAGAGATACGGTAGAGATCCTCATTTCCGACAGAAATACCAGCGACAAGGTCATCGAGTTGTCCACAGTATTGATCGACAGTGTTCTTAAGGGCGGCGATCTCGTTGGCGAAGCCGTCACCAGAAGCCCAGAGACCAAAGAGCAGGCtagtcttggtcttgatagCAGCAGGAATAGCAGAGATGGGCTGGTTGATTGAGCCACCCTGGATCATGGTGTAGAGGCGAGCGCTGGTGAAGGCGCCACTGGTGCCCTCGAGGCCAGCGGCGGTCTTGAACTCGTTCTCAAAATCGGACTGAGCCTTCACTCTGCCATCTGTGAAGGTCGCGCCATAGTTGAAGCCCTGGAACGCAGCGCTGGCCGAGCCTGCGAGGGCCATTGTGAGGAGACTGTTGATGGAAGGCATTGTGACTGATAGTATGGCAATAGTGTAACGCAAATACAAGAAACTCTGGACTATAGTAACGAGAGTATGTCCTTaggaaagagagaaaagtaCAAGAAAGGAATATGGAAGAGGGAtaggaaagagaagagagacgGAAATGAGATTGTCTTAAGAAGGTGAACCACAACTAGATCGAAGACACGTCGAAGATGAATACTTCTACGTACTCATGCAGGTACACGCACACACGCACGCATCCGAGCCAATTCGAGGCCCGATCGAGGCAGACTCTTCACTCAACTTGCATAGTTACTCCAAGAATACAAGGGCACTTACGAATGCACTGAGCAAACCAGTGGCAACATAGGTCCATCTCAAGTCACTCCGTCGGCCCGTCAGTTGTTGATGTGCCCTCATCAGTTTCCCGATCAGTCGTCGATAAAAAGTCTAACACGCCACTCGCGGGATAAAAGAAAGATCAGGACGTGTCACTGCCTTACACTGTGTTCGTAGCAAGTTCATAGCGTGAAATACGTGGTTAAGCATCGAGGCAGCCAGTGTGAGGAAGTTTGTTTAAGTGTGGATTCGGCTTCATAGACTTTCGATCAAAGGACGCCATGAAAAGTCAATTCGGGCCAAGGATGCGCATTTTGCCGATAGCCGTTGGCCGTTGCTAACGACAAAAGAAACGGCTAGAAGAAAAATCGAGGCAATTAATTACAGggatgactttgaagtcTGGAATGGAAGTAACCCCAGAGAATGGTGATGAGACAACCCAAAATAGCAACCATGTCAGTTACCCCGGGAAGAAGATTCCGGGGAGCATAACCGtgtcttggctttggctAAGATCTTGACAGCGGCTCCTGAATCATAACCACTCAATCTCTAAGATTCAATATCGATCCAAGCAGGGATACCGATGGTAGTATTACAGCGCAAGTCTACAGGCAAAGTGACCTGGATTAAAAATAAGCTTCACTTTATTGCCTAGTTATCCTTTGAGCAGCAAAGTTTGAGGCTGGAAATATGGCTGGAAATCAGACGTTAAGAAACTACTCTAAgtggtggaagaagagctaGAAGAAAACGAGTCATTCATCTGCTTCAATGGAGATAATCTACGTCTCTAACCTCTGTTGAAGTTGTGCGACATTTTTTTCATCTTTATTTAGGCTCTGTACTCGTCATACGTGGGTCGTTGACAACGTGGATCATCAATAGTTGACGACGCATTCTTGGGTCAGGGAAACTCATTTGATGGTACGACTCTGAGTTCAGCGTCTAGAAAATTGACTAAAATTGAGTATAGTGCTGTAGCTTAATCAAGTGAGCCCATAAGAATATGTTCTTGTAGAGGAATCGCCTGCGTAGTCGAGCTTACAATGCTAAGTGTTAACTGGGGCCTTGAGGTCGAAGCAATTGGGATCAGGATTGTCTTTGGCCTGGTGTTCAGTATGACAGACTCGATCATCCTGATAGTAAACCAAGAAACAAGTCAGAGTAACAACTGGTTCATGCCTGCTCACCCTGTTACATACACTACGTGTCTATCGTTACTCAACGCCAGCCACTTCATCaccagtcaacatcacgACCACAACCACTCTTCGAGAATCGCAAAAACCGACAAAAAGAACATCCGGAAGGCGTTGGGATTGCTCCCGCCAGGGCTTGAACCTGAGACCTTCGCATTACCGAACACTCGGATTGAAGTATTAGTACGACGCTCTAACCAACTGAGCTACGGAAGCCGACCGGATGGATGAGCGGATGACCCGCTCTTGGATGCTGGGTAGACGAGAATAGTCAGAATAATAAGGTTGGAAGACCACGGTTGAAGGACAATCTCTCAGTATCATCGGCATTGATCGCTAGAAGAAAGGAAGACTGGTCCGAGCAGACTAAGTATCACGGGTTTGTCGGTTCATCAGAGTCTTTCAATCTTGCAAGCACCAAAAGAAGCGAGGCAGTGAATCACATCTCGGCGGGGCTATTGGCAAGCCTCACCCGCTTACACTATGCACAACTCTAATGAAGATATTCAGGGTCCTTATCCATCTTCGATTCAGTCAACTGACCCATAACGGtccaccatcaacaatgAATGCATCAAATACGAGAAAGAGGCCTCTTTCACGAGATATAGAACAAACATAGAAACAATGATTAAGCAGACCCAATTCTTAATCCCTGTCCCCTTTTGTTTCACACGCGTCCACTGTCGATAGATCAAGTGGCTGACGTCCATCCCAACCCCGACCCCTGCACAACCGGTTTTCCCAGCCATGCAACCCTTAAAGAATCCCCAGCCAAGAAAAGACACAGAAGAAGCAGTCCAGCCAGTGACGCAAGCGCTCCATGTATGATTGGTCTGTTTCGGATTTGGCCGTTGTTTGGGGTCATGATTTGCACGGCGATGCGCTCATGAACAcggccttgagcttgttctgAATCTCTGGCGTTTGTGCTCTTTTTAGCTTGGCTTGGTAGACTCTTCTGAAGCTCTGTGCGCGAATCATCCTTGGTTATGCGCTGTCGCAGTTTGCATCATTGACGGACAGGGGCTCAGTACTATCGAAGTATTTATTTCACTACACCACCCGCAAGGTCAACACGACTTCTTCGGTGTCTACTGGACATTCCTTTGAATTGTTTGATTTTCGTATCCCTACAACTTGAAGACACTCCGCTTTTGCAGTATCATACGCCGTAACCATGTTATCGAGGTTCTTCGTCCTCTTGCCCCTGGTGTTGTCCATGGTGGCCTTTATCCTCTCAATGCTCTGCCTTTTTGCTGGTCACAAGGAAGGGTTTATGGAAGAATACTCTGTTGCACGGGTAGGTTTGAAGCAAATTCTCAAAAACTCAAGCTGACAATTTAGCTCAACACTTCAATGATTGGCCATAACGTTCTCGACACTGACAGCGACGCTTCTTCTAATGAcaacgatgaagatgatggcttctttggcaagGTCACCGACAAGTGGAACGAAGTTAAGGACGATGTCAAGGGAAAGATCAACGACATCACTGGCGATGTTGCAGACAAGCTGGCCGACACTATTGGTATTTCGGAGTGGTACTCCATTCATGTCATGGCCACATGTGATGGACAGTACAAGCCCAATGCCACGAGTCCTGGTGCTGGATATAATGTTACAAACTGCACCAACTCTGCCCCCGAGAGTGAGTATAACCCTATCGTCGATTGGCAATAAGTTCTAACCTTTATAGAACGCTTCAACCTCACTGAGATGCTCGACAAGCAACTCGAAGTCGGCCCCTTCAAGCTGAATCTTGCTGACATTAACTGGCCCGATGACATCCAAGATTCtatcgatcttctcaacacgGCTCTCCTCGTTACATTCGTCTTCTACGTCCTCGCAGTGGGTTTCTCCGGCCTCGCCATGGTCGCGAGCGCCGGCgcattcttcctcttcgctcGTCGCGGCGTCAACGCCGTCAACGTCATTCTTTCGGGGCTCGCCGCACTTGTGCTCCTTATCGCCAGCATTCTCGTCACTGTGGCTGGCAAGAAGGGTGTAGACAAGATCAACGACGTCGGCGATGATGTTGGACTGTCGGCGTCTGTTGGAAATAAGTTCCTGGCGTTGACCtgggctgctgctgctctcATGATTATCGCTGCTATCTACTGGGCCATGCACTTGTGCCTTATGCGACgcgagaggaagagacagTGGAAGCCACGAAAGGGGAGCTACTAGATTTGATGAGACACGATGACTAGACTGATGATTGGTTTTTTGTTAACCAGATTGGGCGCGACTATGATACCAAAGTGTTTTTACTTTCCTTTTGCAGTTTCAGAATGATTCCCTCCTTGGACTTTTTTATACAAACCAGAAGATTGGCATATCTAGATAGTCAGATAATAATGTGATAGCTGGTCTATCTAATCTCTATTCTGACGTGTTTGTTTCTCTCAGTCAGATTATGCTGTGCTATGTCAAACTGATGATAAGTCCTATATCGGGTGATTCTCTCAGGTTCGCGAGAAGATTTGATACACAAGGTACCAGGATGTAAGAAGTATTACCGTAAAGCTCTAGCCCTGCTCGTACAACTATTCTGAGGCTCTCCCAACTGCTCGCTGTATGAGTACCTGTAGTCTCACGAGGTTGCTTGTTTCGCAACGAGCGCCAGTCATGTTTAGTTTCGAGAAAGGCCCTTCGAAGCACTTAGCAACCCATATACGGCTTATCATGTTCTAT
Proteins encoded in this region:
- a CDS encoding glycoside hydrolase superfamily yields the protein MPSINSLLTMALAGSASAAFQGFNYGATFTDGRVKAQSDFENEFKTAAGLEGTSGAFTSARLYTMIQGGSINQPISAIPAAIKTKTSLLFGLWASGDGFANEIAALKNTVDQYCGQLDDLVAGISVGNEDLYRISPTGIKANENPGTNPDVLVDYIKQTRAAIKGTCLESVPIGHVDTWTAYANASNNAVIEACDWLGMDAYPYFEDTKNNPISEGANLFKAAWNEVKAVAKGKEIWVTETGWPVSGKTYGKAVPSTKNARTFYEDVGCPMFGDINVWWYTLQDSAPQTPNPSFGVIGTELTEKPLYDLSCDEKSKKGTLVSRSNDASGNVEHRFVSPSFATGNYTNGTVPVVPGTPTSLVPTPSSTSGNGGSAATPLPGSGAQQLNSMGAAAVAFLLAAALL
- a CDS encoding actin cortical patch SUR7/pH-response regulator pali, which gives rise to MLSRFFVLLPLVLSMVAFILSMLCLFAGHKEGFMEEYSVARLNTSMIGHNVLDTDSDASSNDNDEDDGFFGKVTDKWNEVKDDVKGKINDITGDVADKLADTIGISEWYSIHVMATCDGQYKPNATSPGAGYNVTNCTNSAPEKRFNLTEMLDKQLEVGPFKLNLADINWPDDIQDSIDLLNTALLVTFVFYVLAVGFSGLAMVASAGAFFLFARRGVNAVNVILSGLAALVLLIASILVTVAGKKGVDKINDVGDDVGLSASVGNKFLALTWAAAALMIIAAIYWAMHLCLMRRERKRQWKPRKGSY